Proteins from a single region of Arctopsyche grandis isolate Sample6627 chromosome 1, ASM5162203v2, whole genome shotgun sequence:
- the LOC143916227 gene encoding myrosinase 1-like — translation MIISIFLFSIFTFRFDLVKGDDVRKFPDYFKFGVSTAAHQIEGAWNVSDKGENIWDHLTHTKPSAIADGSNADVACDSYHLYKRDADMLVELGVDFYRFSISWSRLLPNGFSNKVSQDGLRYYNNLIDELLSRNITPFATLYHWDLPQKLQDLGGWTNPIIVNYFEDYARVAFESFGNRVKNWITINEIPQICTNGYAKDIYAPQVMSSGIGDYLCGHNALLSHARVWHLYNDTFRPTQKGRIGITLYSHWAEPESNSVEDKAISERGMQFLLGWQAHPIFSSEGDYPKVLKEAVYNRSMEQGYSHSRLPVFTLEEIKYLKGASDFLGLNHYTSVVFRNDNKTEWMSQFPNPSKERDLGYDSYFHANWPPTISAWFAVNPPGLKHLLNWIKNEYTNPEVIITENGYLTRGGLIDVDRINYINQNLQSVLEAILDDHCNVTAYSLWSLMDNYEWNDGYRFCFGLYEVDFKSENRTRRPRMSAYVYKEILRTRMINPYYLPSFSDFQYETYKSSASILQCHMKIFSISVIFLLMMHFLF, via the exons ATGATCATCTCAATATTTTTGTTCTCCATTTTCACGTTCAG GTTTGACTTAGTTAAAGGAGATGATGTtcgtaaatttcctgactatttcAAATTTGGAGTCAGTACAGCAGCTCATCAAATAGAAGGGGCGTGGAATGTGTCAG ATAAAGGAGAGAATATATGGGATCACTTAACCCACACCAAACCATCAGCCATTGCAGATGGATCAAACGCCGATGTGGCTTGCGATTCTTATCATCTTTATAAGAGAGATGCGGATATGTTGGTTGAGTTGGGCGTTGACTTCTATCGCTTTTCCATATCTTGGTCTCGTCTTTTACCCAATGGATTCAGTAACAAAGTCAGTCAAGACGGTCTTAGGTACTACAATAACCTCATCGACGAATTACTGTCTCGAAACATAACTCCATTCGCAACTCTTTATCATTGGGACCTCCCGCAGAAGCTACAAGATCTTGGTGGTTGGACTAATCCAATAATAGTTAACTATTTTGAAGACTACGCCAGAGTGGCATTTGAAAGTTTCGGCAATCGCGTTAAAAATTGgataaccattaacgaaataccTCAAATATGCACCAACGGGTATGCAAAAGACATATATGCACCACAGGTGATGTCGAGTGGAATCGGTGATTATTTATGCGGTCACAATGCTCTTCTGTCTCATGCTAGAGTGTGGCATCTTTACAATGATACATTTAGACCCACACAAAAAG gtCGTATTGGCATAACTTTGTATTCTCATTGGGCGGAACCTGAATCTAATTCTGTGGAAGACAAGGCTATTTCAGAAAGAGGGATGCAatttttg TTAGGATGGCAAGCACATCCTATTTTCTCATCAGAAGGCGACTATCCAAAAGTTCTGAAAGAAGCAGTTTACAACCGTAGTATGGAGCAAGGATATTCGCATTCACGTTTGCCTGTGTTTACtttagaagaaataaaatatttaaaaggagCATCAGATTTTTTGGGATTAAATCATTACACTTCTGTCGTATTTCGAAACGATAATAAAACTGAATGGATGTCCCAATTTCCTAATCCATCGAAAGAAAGAGATTTAGGATATGATAGTTATTTCCACGCAAATTGGCCTCCTACCATATCTGCTTGGTTTGCG GTGAACCCTCCAGGCTTAAAGCACTTGCTGAATTGGATCAAAAATGAATATACCAACCCGGAGGTAATCATCACTGAAAATGGCTATTTGACCCGCGGTGGACTCATTGATGTGGatagaataaattatattaatcaaaatttacaatcagtattggaAGCAATTTTGGATGATCACTGCAACGTGACGGCATATTCGTTATGGAGTCTTATGGATAATTATGAATGGAACGATGGATATAG GTTTTGTTTCGGATTGTATGAAGTTGATTTTAAAAGTGAGAATAGAACCAGAAGACCAAGGATGTCAGCTTATGTTTACAAAGAAATCTTGAGGACAAGAATGATAAATCCTTACTATTTACCgagtttttctgattttcaataTGAGACCTACAAATCTTCAGCAAGCATTCTTCAATgccatatgaaaatattttccatttctgttatatttctattaatgatgcattttctattttaa
- the LOC143917768 gene encoding myrosinase 1-like, whose product MVLLNLYIVYFVVCILSVNSTCTTNNDEDVRKFPLNFAFGTATSAYQIEGAWNVSGKGENIWDKYVHKNPNVVIDKSNGDVACDSYHQYDRDIEMLKELGVDYYRFSLSWSRLLPTGSVANVNNDGVDYYNNLINGLLKHNIIPFVTIYHWDLPQKLQDLGGWTNPIIQDFFEDYANFVFRQFGDRVQHWLTFNEPKQICLCGYGQTTFAPGLNMTGVGDYMCGHNLLLSHARVFHLYDKKFRIKQAGSIGITIEGTWSEPFSSSKEDFNAAERFMEFEAGWFMNPIFSIKGDYPAVMKERIAVNSAIQGFSKSRLPEFTEEQIRLLKGSSDFLGLNFYCSTMARHINTNVSSEPSYEDDANVYSYVNQSWPHAASSWLTVTPWGFHNYLNRIKNLYDNPEVIITENGYSTWGGLVDNDRIKYINLHLNALLDAIKDGSKVTGYTVWSLMDNFEWQQGYSEKFGMYEVDFQDPSRKRIPRKSAKYFIDVIRTKSVKHYDPEYYEINDCTNSVYV is encoded by the exons ATGGTTCTTTTAAACTTATACATAGTTTACTTTGTAGTGTGTATTTTAAG CGTGAATTCTACCTGTACGACTAATAATGACGAAGATGTACGAAAATTCCCACTAAATTTCGCTTTCGGAACAGCGACATCAGCTTACCAAATCGAAGGAGCGTGGAATGTTTCgg GTAAAGGTGAGAACATATGGGACAAATATGTTCATAAAAACCCTAACGTAGTCATCGACAAGTCAAACGGAGACGTTGCTTGCGATTCTTATCACCAATATGATAGGGACATAGAAATGTTAAAAGAATTAGGAGTAGATTACTATCGCTTTTCCCTATCCTGGTCCAGACTCCTGCCTACTGGAAGCGTAGCCAACGTAAACAATGATGGAGTTGATTACTACAACAATTTAATAAACGGCTTACTGAAGCACAATATCATACCGTTCGTCACAATTTACCATTGGGACTTGCCACAGAAGTTGCAGGACTTGGGAGGTTGGACCAATCCCATCATCCAAGACTTCTTTGAAGACTATGCCAATTTTGTTTTTCGGCAATTTGGCGATAGGGTGCAACACTGGTTGACTTTCAATGAACCTAAACAGATTTGTTTGTGTGGTTATGGACAAACAACGTTTGCACCAGGTCTTAATATGACTGGAGTTGGTGATTACATGTGTGGACACAATTTGCTACTGTCGCATGCTAGAGTTTTTCATCTGTATGATAAAAAATTCAGAATTAAACAAGCAG gtAGCATTGGTATTACTATAGAGGGTACATGGTCTGAGCCATTCAGTTCCTCTAAAGAAGATTTTAATGCAGCAGAGCGTTTCATGGAATTCGAA GCAGGTTGGTTTATGAAtccaatattttcaataaaaggtGACTATCCAGCAGTTATGAAAGAACGAATTGCCGTAAACAGTGCCATTCAAGGATTCTCGAAAAGTAGACTTCCAGAATTCACCGAGGAGCAAATACGATTATTGAAAGGCTCGTCAGATTTTCTCGGTCTAAATTTCTACTGCAGTACAATGGCAAGGCACATTAATACAAATGTTTCATCTGAGCCAAGTTATGAAGATGATGCAAACGTTTATTCTTATGTGAATCAAAGTTGGCCTCATGCTGCTTCAAGTTGGTTAACG GTAACTCCTTGGGGATTTcacaattatttaaatagaatCAAAAATCTTTATGATAATCCTGAGGTGATTATAACGGAAAATGGATACTCAACGTGGGGTGGATTAGTAGACAATGATaggataaaatacataaatctgCACTTGAATGCTTTGTTGGATGCGATAAAAGACGGTTCAAAAGTGACAGGTTATACTGTTTGGTCCCTAATGGATAATTTTGAATGGCAACAAGGCTATTC agaGAAATTTGGAATGTACGAGGTAGATTTTCAAGATCCAAGTAGGAAAAGAATCCCTAGAAAATCTgccaaatattttattgatgttaTTAGAACAAAATCTGTCAAACATTATGATCCCGagtattatgaaataaatgacTGTACAAACTCTGTTTATGTTTGA
- the LOC143919713 gene encoding proton-coupled zinc antiporter SLC30A2-like isoform X2 yields the protein MAEETSPILLYQQETGKVLYGATPSSGENVKRVIYCMHGNPSSRCCAVLDNTRPLPSADEPYGHCHRNRNEEVDKKARRKLIIASILCVLFMIVEIIGGYLSSSLAIATDAAHLLTDFASFMISLFSIWVASRPPTRAMSFGWYRAEVIGALTSVLMIWVVTAILVYMAVERVITKNFEIDATVMLITSSIGVAVNIIMAATLHDHGHSHGHGHGHSHGGGGHSHSVKKSHRATSNGVENPTLKIDSGEVIEVSEEALDSKSHEKKSTNINVRAAYIHVIGDFLQSFGVFIAALVIYYKPEWALVDPICTFLFSILVIFTTFTIIRDTLRVLMEGSPKGLDFQEVCNTFLSIQGVVRVHNLRLWALSLDKTALAAHLAINPGVSPQIVLQEATRLVHEKYNFFEMTLQIEEFKNDMEECNQCKMPDT from the exons ATGGCTGAAGAGACGTCTCCGATTTTGCT TTATCAGCAGGAGACTGGAAAAGTGTTGTACGGAGCGACACCTTCGTCCGGTGAAAATGTGAAACGAGTGATATACTGCATGCATGGAAATCCATCGTCGAGATGCTGTGCAGTATTAGATAACACCAGACCACTTCCTTCTGCCGATGAACCATACG GACATTGTCACCGCAACCGAAATGAAGAAGTGGATAAAAAGGCTCGTCGAAAGCTTATTATTGCCAGCATATTATGCGTATTATTTATGATAGTAGAAATAATAG GCGGTTACCTATCTAGCAGTTTGGCAATTGCAACCGATGCGGCACATCTTCTTACTGATTTTGCTAGTTTTATGATCTCTTTGTTTTCAATATGGGTAGCTAGTAGACCGCCGACAAGAGC AATGTCTTTCGGATGGTATCGTGCAGAAGTGATTGGAGCTTTAACCTCAGTATTAATGATATGGGTAGTGACGGCAATTTTGGTTTACATGGCCGTAGAGAGAGTTATAaccaaaaattttgaaattgatgcTACAGTTATGCTAATTACGTCGTCTATTGGTGTGGCTGTTAATATAAT AATGGCTGCTACATTACATGACCACGGCCATAGTCACGGTCATGGTCATGGTCATAGTCATGGAGGAGGTGGTCATTCACACAGTGTCAAAAAATCACACCGTGCCACCTCTAATGGTGTTGAAAATCCAACATTGAAg ATTGATTCAGGTGAAGTTATAGAAGTTTCTGAAGAGGCTCTTGATAGTAAAAGTCATGAAAAGAAATCTACAAATATCAATGTACGGGCTGCGTATATTCATGTGATCGGTGACTTCTTACAAAGCTTTGGAGTATTCATTGCTGCATTGGTTATTTATTATAAG CCTGAATGGGCATTAGTGGATCCAATTTGCACATTCCTCTTTTCAATACTTGTAATTTTCACTACATTTACAATTATAAGAGATACATTAAGAGTTTTAATGGAAGGGTCTCCAAAAGGGCTCGATTTTCag GAAGTCTGCAATACATTCCTAAGTATTCAAGGAGTCGTTCGAGTACACAATCTTCGTTTGTGGGCTTTATCTTTAGATAAAACAGCACTGGCTGCTCATCTAGCTATTA atCCCGGAGTGTCTCCGCAAATTGTTTTACAAGAAGCCACACGATTAGTCCACGAGAAGTATAACTTCTTTGAAATGACTCTTCAAATCGAGGAATTTAAGAATGACATGGAAGAGTGCAACCAATGTAAAATGCCAGACACGTGA
- the LOC143919713 gene encoding proton-coupled zinc antiporter SLC30A2-like isoform X1 — protein sequence MSGVGALGGGAPISRRFRSMSVTTAPRLLDTANILSLEAPTPSDLAPALRCAMLQQPLDCYQQETGKVLYGATPSSGENVKRVIYCMHGNPSSRCCAVLDNTRPLPSADEPYGHCHRNRNEEVDKKARRKLIIASILCVLFMIVEIIGGYLSSSLAIATDAAHLLTDFASFMISLFSIWVASRPPTRAMSFGWYRAEVIGALTSVLMIWVVTAILVYMAVERVITKNFEIDATVMLITSSIGVAVNIIMAATLHDHGHSHGHGHGHSHGGGGHSHSVKKSHRATSNGVENPTLKIDSGEVIEVSEEALDSKSHEKKSTNINVRAAYIHVIGDFLQSFGVFIAALVIYYKPEWALVDPICTFLFSILVIFTTFTIIRDTLRVLMEGSPKGLDFQEVCNTFLSIQGVVRVHNLRLWALSLDKTALAAHLAINPGVSPQIVLQEATRLVHEKYNFFEMTLQIEEFKNDMEECNQCKMPDT from the exons ATGTCTGGTGTAGGCGCCCTGGGGGGCGGAGCGCCCATCTCGAGGCGCTTCCGGTCCATGAGCGTCACTACAGCTCCCCGGCTTCTAGATACGGCTAATATTCTATCACTCGAGGCTCCCACACCCTCTGATTTGGCGCCCGCTTTACGCTGCGCCATGTTGCAGCAACCCTTAGACTG TTATCAGCAGGAGACTGGAAAAGTGTTGTACGGAGCGACACCTTCGTCCGGTGAAAATGTGAAACGAGTGATATACTGCATGCATGGAAATCCATCGTCGAGATGCTGTGCAGTATTAGATAACACCAGACCACTTCCTTCTGCCGATGAACCATACG GACATTGTCACCGCAACCGAAATGAAGAAGTGGATAAAAAGGCTCGTCGAAAGCTTATTATTGCCAGCATATTATGCGTATTATTTATGATAGTAGAAATAATAG GCGGTTACCTATCTAGCAGTTTGGCAATTGCAACCGATGCGGCACATCTTCTTACTGATTTTGCTAGTTTTATGATCTCTTTGTTTTCAATATGGGTAGCTAGTAGACCGCCGACAAGAGC AATGTCTTTCGGATGGTATCGTGCAGAAGTGATTGGAGCTTTAACCTCAGTATTAATGATATGGGTAGTGACGGCAATTTTGGTTTACATGGCCGTAGAGAGAGTTATAaccaaaaattttgaaattgatgcTACAGTTATGCTAATTACGTCGTCTATTGGTGTGGCTGTTAATATAAT AATGGCTGCTACATTACATGACCACGGCCATAGTCACGGTCATGGTCATGGTCATAGTCATGGAGGAGGTGGTCATTCACACAGTGTCAAAAAATCACACCGTGCCACCTCTAATGGTGTTGAAAATCCAACATTGAAg ATTGATTCAGGTGAAGTTATAGAAGTTTCTGAAGAGGCTCTTGATAGTAAAAGTCATGAAAAGAAATCTACAAATATCAATGTACGGGCTGCGTATATTCATGTGATCGGTGACTTCTTACAAAGCTTTGGAGTATTCATTGCTGCATTGGTTATTTATTATAAG CCTGAATGGGCATTAGTGGATCCAATTTGCACATTCCTCTTTTCAATACTTGTAATTTTCACTACATTTACAATTATAAGAGATACATTAAGAGTTTTAATGGAAGGGTCTCCAAAAGGGCTCGATTTTCag GAAGTCTGCAATACATTCCTAAGTATTCAAGGAGTCGTTCGAGTACACAATCTTCGTTTGTGGGCTTTATCTTTAGATAAAACAGCACTGGCTGCTCATCTAGCTATTA atCCCGGAGTGTCTCCGCAAATTGTTTTACAAGAAGCCACACGATTAGTCCACGAGAAGTATAACTTCTTTGAAATGACTCTTCAAATCGAGGAATTTAAGAATGACATGGAAGAGTGCAACCAATGTAAAATGCCAGACACGTGA